The proteins below come from a single Hyphomicrobium denitrificans ATCC 51888 genomic window:
- a CDS encoding ATP12 family chaperone protein: protein MSGSSSNGNGNGEGKGDHRADLERASGGPRGTISDSLAKPLARRFYKEASTGDVAPFQILLDGRAVKTPKKRALAVPTKALALAIADEWQAQVDTIDPSRMPLTRFANTAIDAVSETLDAVAADIVAYAGSDLVCYRAETPDELVALQSRDWNPIVAWADATLDARFRVVPGVVHVEQSSEALAAVGHALTPHDPFRLTGLHVLTTLTGSALLALALESKAVTVDAAWNAAHVDEDYQISLWGEDAEATARRRGRRAEFDAAWRWLALLRT, encoded by the coding sequence ATGAGCGGCTCGTCTTCCAACGGAAACGGCAACGGTGAAGGCAAGGGCGATCATCGCGCCGATCTGGAGCGTGCGTCGGGTGGCCCGCGAGGCACGATCAGCGACAGTCTCGCAAAGCCGCTCGCACGCCGCTTCTATAAGGAAGCCAGCACGGGCGACGTCGCGCCGTTTCAGATTTTGCTTGATGGACGCGCCGTCAAGACGCCGAAGAAGCGAGCACTCGCCGTTCCGACAAAGGCGTTGGCCCTCGCTATTGCCGACGAATGGCAGGCGCAGGTGGATACCATCGATCCGTCGCGTATGCCGCTGACGCGCTTCGCCAATACAGCGATCGATGCCGTCAGCGAAACCCTGGATGCTGTCGCGGCGGACATCGTCGCCTATGCCGGCAGCGATCTCGTTTGCTATCGCGCGGAGACGCCGGATGAACTGGTAGCGCTGCAGTCACGCGACTGGAACCCGATCGTCGCCTGGGCGGACGCCACGCTCGATGCGAGGTTCAGGGTCGTGCCGGGCGTGGTCCATGTCGAGCAGTCGTCCGAGGCGCTGGCCGCCGTCGGACACGCGCTGACGCCGCACGATCCATTCCGGCTGACGGGGCTGCACGTCCTGACGACGCTGACGGGTTCGGCGCTGCTGGCGCTTGCATTGGAAAGCAAAGCCGTGACGGTGGACGCGGCCTGGAACGCCGCGCACGTCGATGAGGACTACCAGATCTCGCTTTGGGGCGAAGACGCGGAAGCTACCGCTCGACGCCGAGGCCGCCGCGCCGAATTCGATGCGGCATGGCGCTGGCTGGCACTGCTCCGAACCTAA
- a CDS encoding hemolysin family protein, with amino-acid sequence MIELLIVLILIGLNGLFALSELAIVSARRPRLKTLEASGRPGAKSALALSDNPGKFLSAVQIGITLIGIVNGAYSGETFGEYAAEYLLSLGLSPTLAHPLGFGFVVAIITYLSVIAGELVPKTFALRNAEGIACFVAPIMTAFAGFARPVVWLLDTSTRFVFRILGLSPQSESRVTDEEIKTVIAEAETAGVLESGEGDLISGVMRLADRAVGGLMTPRTDVDWIDIAASDDVIKARLISTPHSRLPVGEGSVDKLIGVIQTRALLSGLLAGKAFEINSYIRKAPVIPETSDALAVLAVLRDAEVPMALIHDEYGDFEGLVTPADLLEAIAGTFKSDTEGLDPYAVERDDGSWLLSGAMPVDEMSDKIGVPLPANRSYETVAGYVLSALQHIPKTGEYFEVDGWRFEVVDLDGRRIDKVLANRVSKARRRNP; translated from the coding sequence GTGATAGAGCTACTGATTGTTCTGATCTTAATAGGCCTTAACGGCCTATTTGCGCTGTCTGAGCTGGCAATTGTTTCGGCTCGAAGACCCCGGTTAAAGACACTCGAGGCGTCAGGACGCCCAGGCGCCAAAAGCGCACTCGCCCTATCGGACAATCCCGGCAAGTTTCTTTCGGCGGTTCAAATCGGCATCACGCTGATCGGAATCGTCAATGGTGCCTATTCCGGCGAAACATTCGGCGAGTACGCAGCCGAATACCTTTTAAGTCTCGGCTTAAGTCCGACGCTGGCTCATCCGCTCGGATTCGGCTTCGTCGTCGCGATCATCACCTATCTCTCAGTCATTGCCGGAGAGCTCGTCCCGAAGACATTCGCGCTTCGCAACGCTGAAGGCATTGCGTGCTTTGTCGCGCCAATCATGACCGCCTTTGCGGGCTTCGCGCGTCCCGTCGTTTGGCTGCTCGACACGTCGACGCGTTTTGTATTCCGTATTCTTGGCCTTTCGCCGCAAAGCGAAAGCCGGGTCACCGATGAAGAAATCAAAACCGTCATCGCCGAGGCCGAAACTGCCGGCGTTCTTGAAAGCGGTGAAGGAGACCTGATCTCAGGCGTGATGCGTTTGGCCGACCGCGCCGTTGGTGGCTTGATGACACCGCGCACGGATGTCGATTGGATCGACATCGCCGCGTCCGACGACGTCATCAAGGCGCGTCTGATTTCGACACCGCACTCACGTTTGCCGGTGGGAGAAGGATCGGTCGACAAGCTGATCGGAGTGATCCAGACGCGCGCCTTGCTTTCGGGCCTGCTCGCCGGCAAGGCATTCGAGATCAATTCCTATATCCGCAAAGCGCCCGTCATTCCTGAAACGAGCGACGCGTTAGCTGTGCTGGCGGTGCTCCGCGATGCGGAAGTCCCGATGGCGCTTATCCATGACGAGTATGGAGATTTCGAAGGTCTGGTGACGCCAGCAGACCTCCTCGAAGCCATCGCTGGCACCTTCAAGTCGGATACCGAAGGCCTCGATCCGTACGCGGTCGAACGCGACGATGGATCGTGGCTGCTTTCTGGTGCAATGCCCGTCGACGAAATGTCGGACAAGATCGGCGTCCCGCTTCCCGCGAACCGCTCATATGAGACCGTTGCGGGATATGTCCTGTCCGCGCTCCAGCACATCCCCAAGACGGGCGAATATTTCGAAGTCGACGGGTGGCGGTTCGAAGTCGTCGACCTCGACGGCCGCCGCATCGACAAGGTCCTGGCGAACCGGGTTTCCAAGGCGCGCAGGCGCAACCCTTAG
- a CDS encoding DUF2750 domain-containing protein: MLHRPRIPELAQRDRFIRRAVSEGRVLTFADEETASVPSQKVKGRTVQLFWSSRIEATRWAEALAGNNELQDIGLVTFAAEILPGIAKGKGFAGTDWVSDPIEAEVDPVDLLIRLKTEAVPYYASAATGRGEVFLVADETGPILTPAGPWAPSGDLLHVFAARAEAERHLKQAGGKRVIAASIADLVGVTLPWAATRAHAVAIEPIAGAGFLEVKIGEFGRQLAAAQPSA, translated from the coding sequence ATGCTGCACAGGCCGCGCATTCCGGAACTTGCACAACGCGACCGCTTCATTCGCCGGGCGGTCAGCGAAGGGCGGGTGCTGACATTCGCTGATGAAGAAACCGCATCCGTTCCGTCTCAGAAAGTCAAAGGTAGGACGGTACAACTTTTCTGGTCGAGCCGGATCGAAGCGACGCGGTGGGCAGAGGCGCTTGCCGGCAACAACGAGCTGCAGGACATTGGCCTCGTCACGTTCGCGGCCGAAATCCTGCCCGGCATCGCCAAGGGCAAGGGCTTCGCAGGAACCGACTGGGTTTCCGATCCGATCGAAGCCGAGGTCGATCCCGTCGATCTGCTCATCCGCCTCAAGACGGAAGCTGTGCCTTATTACGCCTCGGCCGCTACTGGGCGCGGCGAGGTTTTTCTCGTCGCAGACGAAACCGGGCCGATCCTGACGCCTGCCGGTCCGTGGGCGCCATCCGGTGATCTGCTGCACGTCTTCGCGGCGCGCGCCGAGGCCGAGCGGCACCTGAAGCAGGCTGGCGGCAAGCGGGTGATAGCCGCTTCCATCGCCGATCTCGTTGGCGTGACCCTTCCCTGGGCCGCCACGCGCGCCCACGCGGTCGCGATCGAGCCCATCGCCGGGGCGGGGTTTCTTGAGGTTAAGATCGGTGAGTTCGGGCGCCAACTTGCCGCGGCACAACCGTCAGCGTAA
- a CDS encoding RluA family pseudouridine synthase — protein sequence MSVETITVADGEADMRLDRWFRVHFPEVGYTYLQKLLRSGQVRVNSKRAQANDRLSAGAEIRVPAIVREPKKLSPTGRPALGVSKGDRDAIEKMILFEDDHVLVLNKPFGLAVQGGTGTKKHIDGMLEGMADRFGGERPRLVHRLDRDTTGVLLVAKTREAAAKLGRTFQTRSAAKTYWALVKGVPKPPQGKVEAALVKASGPDGDRVRKARPGEQDAAMHATTHYSVVDRAAHKAAWVSLKPVTGRQHQLRAHMHLIGHPIVGDNKYEGDVHMPAENIEKKLHLHARRLVIPHPKGGKTIDVTAPLPAHMLASWDLLGFDVNMFED from the coding sequence ATGAGCGTCGAGACGATTACAGTTGCGGATGGCGAGGCGGATATGCGCCTCGATCGCTGGTTCCGGGTGCATTTTCCGGAGGTCGGCTACACGTACCTTCAGAAGCTGCTGCGTTCGGGGCAGGTGCGGGTCAACTCCAAGCGGGCGCAGGCCAACGACCGGTTGAGCGCCGGAGCCGAAATTCGTGTTCCGGCCATCGTGCGCGAGCCGAAAAAGCTAAGCCCGACAGGACGGCCGGCGCTTGGCGTCTCGAAGGGCGATCGCGACGCCATCGAGAAGATGATCCTTTTCGAGGACGATCATGTGCTCGTCCTGAACAAGCCGTTCGGTCTGGCGGTGCAGGGCGGAACGGGGACCAAGAAACACATCGACGGCATGCTTGAAGGCATGGCCGACCGTTTCGGCGGCGAGCGGCCGCGCCTCGTCCATCGGCTCGACCGCGACACGACGGGCGTGCTTCTCGTTGCGAAAACGCGTGAGGCGGCTGCGAAGCTCGGCCGGACATTCCAGACGCGTTCGGCGGCCAAGACCTATTGGGCGCTGGTCAAAGGCGTTCCGAAGCCGCCGCAGGGCAAGGTCGAAGCCGCGCTGGTCAAGGCGTCGGGACCTGACGGCGACCGCGTTCGCAAAGCGCGCCCCGGCGAGCAAGACGCGGCGATGCACGCGACAACGCACTATTCGGTGGTCGACCGCGCCGCGCACAAGGCTGCGTGGGTGTCGTTGAAGCCGGTGACCGGACGTCAGCACCAGCTCCGCGCGCACATGCACCTCATCGGGCATCCGATCGTCGGCGACAACAAGTACGAAGGCGACGTTCACATGCCGGCCGAGAACATCGAGAAGAAGCTGCACCTGCATGCGCGTCGTCTCGTCATTCCGCATCCCAAGGGCGGCAAGACGATCGACGTTACCGCGCCACTGCCCGCGCATATGCTCGCGTCGTGGGACCTGCTCGGTTTTGATGTAAACATGTTCGAGGACTGA
- a CDS encoding DUF6790 family protein has product MADLIASIIRFVLSNYSLTFLVVGFAFALVAIARAEKPVSSATVVEKLLSWYVFWSIGVGYFYNFVMHAFFGEMVASFIGWPDSPFQFEVATASLGFSAVGFLAAFRSFDLRLAAVVGPALFMLGAAAGHVYQMVEHRNFAPGNAGVVFYMDIAIPLIGFGLLWLRHRSGRQEMPG; this is encoded by the coding sequence ATGGCTGACCTGATTGCGTCCATCATCCGCTTCGTGCTGTCGAATTATTCGCTGACGTTTCTTGTCGTCGGGTTTGCGTTCGCATTGGTTGCCATTGCTCGCGCGGAGAAGCCCGTCTCCAGCGCAACCGTCGTCGAAAAGCTACTGTCCTGGTACGTGTTCTGGTCGATCGGCGTCGGCTATTTCTATAATTTTGTGATGCACGCTTTCTTTGGAGAGATGGTCGCCTCGTTCATCGGCTGGCCCGATAGCCCGTTCCAATTCGAGGTTGCCACTGCGAGCCTTGGCTTTTCCGCCGTCGGATTTCTTGCAGCCTTCCGAAGTTTCGATCTGAGGCTTGCCGCGGTCGTCGGCCCGGCGCTGTTCATGCTCGGCGCGGCGGCGGGTCATGTCTACCAGATGGTCGAGCACCGGAATTTCGCGCCGGGCAATGCAGGCGTGGTTTTCTATATGGACATCGCCATTCCGCTCATCGGGTTCGGTCTGCTTTGGCTGCGTCACCGCTCCGGCCGTCAAGAGATGCCCGGCTAG
- a CDS encoding acyl-CoA carboxylase subunit beta yields MKDIIGELETRRANARLGGGQARIDSQHKKGKLTARERIELMMDEGSFEEFDMFVEHRCTEFGMEKTKVPGDGVVTGWGTINGRTVYVFAKDFTVMGGSLSETHAKKITKIQDMALKNRTPIIGLFDAGGARIQEGVDALGGYGEVFQRNVLASGVIPQISVIMGPCAGGDVYSPAMTDFIFMVKDTSYMFVTGPDVVKTVTNETVTAEELGGAKVHTTKSSIADRAYENDVEALLQMRRLMDFLPSSNKTGVPEIPTEDKPERIDHSLDTLIPDNPNKPYDIKELILKVVDEADFFEIQEAFAKNIVTGFARMEGRTVGIVANQPMVLAGVLDSDASRKAARFVRFCDCFDIPIVTFVDVPGFLPGTAQEYGGLIKHGAKLLFAYAEATVPKVTVITRKAYGGAYDVMSSKHIRGDVNYAWPTAEIAVMGAKGAAEILYRSELGDAKKIEARIEEYKNRFANPFVAAERGYIDEVIKPSTTRKRLCRALNMLRNKTLENPWKKHDNIPL; encoded by the coding sequence ATGAAAGACATCATCGGGGAGCTTGAGACGCGGCGCGCGAATGCTCGTCTGGGCGGCGGCCAGGCCCGTATCGACTCGCAGCACAAGAAGGGCAAGCTGACAGCCCGCGAACGCATCGAGCTGATGATGGACGAGGGCTCGTTCGAGGAGTTCGACATGTTCGTCGAGCACCGCTGCACCGAGTTCGGCATGGAAAAGACCAAGGTTCCGGGCGACGGCGTCGTGACCGGCTGGGGCACCATCAACGGGCGCACGGTCTATGTCTTCGCCAAGGACTTCACCGTGATGGGCGGATCGCTGAGCGAAACGCACGCCAAGAAGATCACCAAAATTCAAGACATGGCTCTGAAGAACCGCACGCCGATCATCGGTCTGTTCGATGCGGGCGGCGCGCGTATTCAGGAAGGCGTCGACGCGCTCGGCGGCTATGGCGAAGTGTTCCAGCGCAACGTTCTGGCTTCCGGTGTCATCCCGCAGATTTCCGTCATCATGGGACCGTGCGCTGGCGGCGACGTCTACTCTCCCGCGATGACCGATTTCATCTTCATGGTCAAAGACACGAGCTACATGTTCGTGACCGGACCGGACGTCGTGAAGACCGTGACGAACGAAACGGTGACGGCGGAAGAACTCGGCGGCGCCAAGGTCCACACGACGAAATCGTCGATCGCCGATCGCGCCTACGAGAACGACGTCGAGGCGCTCTTGCAGATGCGCCGGCTGATGGATTTCCTGCCGTCGAGCAACAAGACGGGCGTTCCCGAAATTCCGACCGAAGACAAGCCCGAGCGCATCGACCATTCGCTCGACACGCTCATTCCGGACAATCCGAACAAGCCTTACGACATCAAGGAACTGATCCTCAAAGTCGTCGACGAGGCGGACTTCTTCGAAATCCAGGAAGCGTTCGCGAAGAACATTGTGACCGGCTTCGCGCGCATGGAAGGCCGTACCGTCGGCATCGTCGCGAACCAGCCGATGGTGCTCGCGGGCGTGCTCGACAGCGATGCGTCGCGCAAGGCCGCGCGCTTCGTGCGCTTCTGCGACTGCTTCGATATTCCGATCGTCACGTTTGTCGACGTGCCGGGCTTCCTGCCGGGTACGGCGCAGGAATACGGCGGGCTCATCAAGCACGGTGCGAAGCTTCTGTTCGCTTACGCCGAGGCGACCGTTCCAAAAGTCACCGTCATCACGCGCAAAGCCTACGGCGGCGCCTATGACGTGATGAGCTCGAAGCACATTCGTGGCGACGTGAACTACGCTTGGCCGACGGCCGAAATCGCCGTCATGGGTGCGAAGGGCGCGGCCGAGATTCTCTATCGCTCCGAGCTTGGCGACGCTAAGAAGATCGAAGCGCGGATCGAGGAATACAAGAACCGTTTCGCCAATCCGTTCGTCGCCGCCGAGCGCGGCTACATCGACGAGGTCATCAAGCCGTCAACGACGCGCAAGCGCCTCTG
- a CDS encoding HAD-IA family hydrolase, with protein MKLIVFDCDGTIVDSQASIVLSMEHAFKSLRMIPPTREQTLAVVGLSLLEACSALAPEAEYGTCVELSEAYKSAFRDLDRNPSDADVLFPLAKETIAHLAARDDHLLAIATGKSRRGVERMCEREGWQSSFVTIQTSDDHPSKPHPSMLLQAMREAGVEPGDTVMIGDTTYDIDMAHAAGVSAIGVAWGYHSVAELTTAGAHRIIESFTDLPAAIDVALGTKSCAA; from the coding sequence ATGAAACTCATCGTTTTCGATTGCGACGGCACCATCGTCGACAGCCAGGCCAGTATCGTCCTGTCGATGGAGCACGCCTTCAAATCGCTGCGCATGATTCCGCCGACGCGCGAACAGACGCTCGCCGTCGTCGGCCTGTCGCTTCTCGAAGCGTGTTCGGCGCTGGCGCCGGAAGCGGAGTACGGGACGTGCGTGGAATTGAGCGAAGCCTACAAGTCGGCGTTTCGCGATCTCGACCGAAATCCGTCGGACGCCGATGTCCTCTTCCCGCTGGCGAAGGAAACGATCGCGCATCTGGCAGCGCGTGACGATCATCTGCTTGCGATCGCGACCGGCAAGTCGCGGCGCGGTGTCGAGCGCATGTGCGAGCGCGAAGGTTGGCAGTCGAGCTTCGTGACCATTCAAACGTCGGACGATCATCCGTCGAAACCGCATCCGTCGATGCTGCTGCAGGCGATGCGGGAAGCGGGTGTCGAGCCTGGCGATACGGTGATGATCGGCGACACGACGTATGACATCGACATGGCACACGCCGCTGGCGTTTCGGCGATCGGCGTCGCGTGGGGTTATCACAGCGTCGCGGAACTCACGACCGCAGGCGCGCACCGGATCATCGAGAGCTTCACCGATCTTCCCGCCGCGATCGACGTCGCGCTTGGCACGAAAAGCTGCGCGGCATGA